A genome region from Coffea arabica cultivar ET-39 chromosome 7e, Coffea Arabica ET-39 HiFi, whole genome shotgun sequence includes the following:
- the LOC113700441 gene encoding uncharacterized protein, with the protein MMTMKRRASSAVIVSIARSQEAAASLGTTAPAGCTTLASFLSAFPNVKPQLACYSAGSDKIRNHQCQIGSSFVNVVQFPSGLKSRIGSINGLDDALSLFERMVRMRPLPSVIQFNQLLTCIVKMKNHYSSVISLFRDMCVQGIPVDEATLNIMINCCCVVGRVDLAFSTLAGFHKRGFVPNVVTFSTLLKGLFRGRKVPQAQELFKKIIFEKLCEPNEVIFLVVIDGLCKAGNTQMAIEFLRLMEKRRRCKPNVYVYGTIIDSLCKDKMVDEALALLQEMFEKEIPPDVVIYNCLILGFCNLSKWKEVIRLFSDIKDYKIAPNVFTFTIVVDALCKEGHAKDAEEVVRIMIQQGQNPDVVTYNSLMDGYCLQRQIGEVRRVFDTMVASGLTPDAHSYAILINAYNKNKKVEAAMNLFQEIRHKGLKCDIVVYTAVLQGLFSAGMYPSAREVFDEMQASGIKPDFHTYCVMLDGLCKTGHVDEALQLFHAMETDGTNLHIEMYTIILDGLCKSRRLDSARDLFNNLSLKGLNPNVKTYTTMIAGLLSEGLLIEAKEVVKKMEEKGCPANDGTYNVILQGLLKGGHYHHAMVYHEEMVHKGFSLDAHTFSILLDLSAENQKKPSVLMLMLKIDPDSKKFIDGE; encoded by the coding sequence ATGATGACGATGAAGAGAAGAGCTTCTTCTGCGGTGATTGTTTCCATTGCTCGGTCTCAGGAGGCAGCGGCTTCATTAGGTACAACTGCTCCTGCAGGTTGTACTACTCTTGCTTCATTTCTCTCTGCATTCCCCAACGTTAAACCCCAATTAGCTTGCTATTCTGCTGGTAGTGATAAAATTAGAAACCATCAGTGCCAAATTGGATCGTCTTTTGTTAACGTTGTGCAATTTCCATCTGGGTTGAAGAGTAGGATTGGTAGTATTAACGGTCTTGATGATGCTCTGAGCTTGTTCGAGCGGATGGTCCGGATGAGGCCTCTGCCTTCTGTTATTCAATTCAATCAACTGCTGACTTGTATTGTTAAGATGAAGAATCATTATTCTTCAGTTATTTCCCTTTTTAGAGATATGTGTGTCCAGGGCATTCCTGTGGATGAGGCCACCCTTAATATAATGATTAATTGTTGCTGCGTTGTGGGCCGAGTGGATTTAGCTTTTTCTACATTGGCTGGCTTCCACAAACGTGGTTTTGTCCCTAATGTGGTCACCTTTAGTACTCTACTCAAAGGACTCTTTCGAGGACGCAAGGTTCCCCAGGCACAAGAATTATTTAAAAAGATAATATTCGAAAAACTTTGCGAGCCCAATGAAGTTATCTTTCTGGTTGTGATAGATGGGCTCTGTAAGGCGGGTAATACTCAAATGGCCATTGAATTCCTAAGACTtatggaaaaaagaagaagatgtaAGCCCAACGTTTATGTGTACGGTACAATCATTGACAGCTTGTGCAAGGATAAAATGGTTGATGAAGCTCTTGCCCTCTTACAGGagatgtttgaaaaggaaattcCCCCAGATGTTGTCATTTACAAttgtttgattctaggtttctgCAATTTAAGTAAATGGAAGGAGGTTATAAGGCTCTTCTCTGACATCAAGGATTACAAAATTGCTCCAAATGTTTTTACTTTTACTATAGTGGTGGATGCATTGTGCAAGGAAGGACATGCAAAAGATGCTGAAGAGGTAGTCCGGATCATGATCCAGCAAGGTCAAAATCCCGACGTGGTCACATACAATTCCTTAATGGATGGATATTGTTTACAACGCCAAATAGGTGAAGTAAGGAGAGTATTCGATACCATGGTTGCTAGTGGCCTTACTCCAGATGCTCATAGCTATGCTATTTTGATAAATGCCTATAACAAGAACAAGAAAGTGGAAGCAGCCATGAATCTCTTTCAAGAGATTCGGCATAAAGGCTTAAAATGTGATATTGTTGTTTATACCGCTGTTTTGCAGGGGTTATTTAGTGCAGGAATGTATCCTAGTGCAAGAGAAGTTTTTGATGAGATGCAAGCTTCTGGCATAAAGCCTGATTTTCACACTTATTGCGTGATGTTGGATGGGCTATGCAAGACTGGACATGTCGACGAAGCATTGCAGTTATTCCATGCAATGGAAACTGATGGAACAAATCTTCACATAGAAATGTACACTATCATCCTTGATGGGTTGTGCAAAAGCAGGAGGCTCGATAGTGCTCGAGATCTTTTCAACAATCTCTCCCTTAAAGGATTGAACCCTAATGTCAAAACATACACCACCATGATTGCTGGCCTGCTTTCAGAAGGTCTGCTCATCGAAGCTAAAGAGGTCGTTAAAAAGATGGAAGAGAAGGGTTGCCCGGCAAATGATGGTACATACAATGTTATTCTGCAAGGACTCCTTAAGGGAGGTCATTATCATCATGCGATGGTCTATCATGAAGAAATGGTTCATAAAGGATTCTCGCTGGATGCACATACCTTTTCCATTTTACTTGATTTGTCTGCTGAGAATCAGAAGAAACCTTCTGTGCTAATGTTGATGCTGAAGATTGATCCCGATAGCAAGAAGTTCATAGATGGGGAATGA